A stretch of the Archangium violaceum genome encodes the following:
- a CDS encoding NUDIX hydrolase → MSPIKPWLRLRRGLEHDYRVLKVRQDVVADPRTGHEHPRVLIDCPDWVNVIAVTKDEQLVLIRQYRFGTEQTTLEIPGGMVEPGEDPEAAAARELEEETGYVPGRVVRLGQVHPNPAIQNNVCHSYLALDCVKQHEGKQDEGEDIAVELHPRSSVTQLLQSGAISHSLVVVAFFLERLHAEAPGPR, encoded by the coding sequence ATGAGTCCCATCAAACCGTGGCTCCGCCTGCGCCGGGGCCTGGAGCATGACTACCGCGTCCTCAAGGTCCGCCAGGACGTGGTGGCGGACCCGCGCACCGGCCACGAGCACCCGCGCGTCCTCATCGACTGCCCGGACTGGGTGAACGTCATCGCGGTGACGAAGGACGAGCAGCTCGTCCTCATCCGCCAGTACCGCTTCGGCACCGAGCAGACGACGCTGGAGATTCCCGGCGGCATGGTGGAGCCCGGAGAGGACCCCGAGGCGGCCGCCGCGCGCGAGTTGGAGGAGGAAACGGGGTACGTGCCGGGCCGCGTGGTGAGGCTCGGGCAGGTGCACCCCAACCCCGCCATCCAGAACAACGTCTGTCACAGCTACCTGGCGCTCGACTGCGTGAAACAGCACGAGGGTAAACAGGACGAGGGCGAGGACATCGCCGTGGAGCTGCACCCGCGCTCGTCGGTGACGCAGCTGCTCCAAAGTGGGGCCATCTCCCACTCGCTGGTGGTGGTGGCCTTCTTCCTGGAGCGACTGCACGCCGAGGCCCCGGGCCCCCGCTGA
- a CDS encoding alpha/beta hydrolase, producing MMRFMGVWMALVLGLALALPGTAGAWGSRDVKVERREFPVRLSDGNTYTVVGYLYYQGSLKHRPVQILTHGITYNHEYWDLPEIDGRDYSYARYMARRGYAVLAVDLPGTGESDRPDGDFINLAESASALHQVARHLRATAPRHTCEKLIYVGHSNGALISTFAQALYGDAQALVMTGWLNTLHSVPVDEATIGALLAQGPYVRVPDELRTALFYDVANADPDVIAYDNQVADTVTRGQLTDLLTMLASPESIPVERITVPLLVQLGENDVVANASYARNEARAYPRSPFLWVDTLPDIGHAVNGHTTRLRSWAGIELFLRLVVR from the coding sequence ATGATGCGTTTCATGGGCGTTTGGATGGCGCTGGTGCTGGGGTTGGCGCTGGCGTTGCCGGGCACGGCTGGGGCCTGGGGCTCACGAGACGTGAAGGTGGAGCGGCGGGAGTTCCCGGTGCGGCTGTCCGATGGGAACACCTATACGGTGGTGGGCTACCTCTACTACCAGGGCAGCTTGAAGCACCGCCCGGTGCAGATCCTCACGCACGGCATCACCTACAACCACGAGTACTGGGACCTGCCGGAGATCGACGGCCGGGACTACTCGTACGCGCGGTACATGGCCCGCAGGGGCTACGCGGTGCTCGCGGTGGATCTGCCGGGCACGGGTGAGAGCGACAGGCCGGACGGGGACTTCATCAACCTGGCGGAGTCGGCGAGCGCCCTGCACCAGGTGGCGCGGCACCTCCGGGCCACCGCGCCGAGGCACACCTGCGAGAAGCTCATCTACGTGGGGCACTCCAACGGGGCGCTCATCTCCACCTTCGCGCAGGCGCTGTATGGCGACGCGCAGGCCCTGGTGATGACGGGCTGGCTGAACACCCTGCACTCCGTGCCGGTGGACGAGGCGACCATCGGTGCCCTCCTGGCGCAGGGCCCGTACGTCCGCGTCCCGGATGAGCTGCGCACCGCGCTCTTCTACGACGTGGCGAACGCGGACCCGGACGTCATCGCCTACGACAACCAGGTGGCGGACACCGTGACGCGCGGCCAGCTGACGGATCTGCTGACCATGCTGGCCTCGCCGGAGTCCATCCCGGTTGAGCGCATCACCGTGCCCCTGCTGGTGCAGCTGGGGGAGAACGACGTGGTGGCGAACGCGTCCTACGCCCGGAACGAGGCGAGGGCCTACCCCCGCTCCCCCTTCTTGTGGGTGGACACGCTTCCCGACATCGGACACGCCGTCAACGGCCACACCACCCGGCTGCGCAGCTGGGCGGGGATCGAGCTGTTCCTGCGCCTCGTGGTCCGGTGA
- a CDS encoding lysophospholipid acyltransferase family protein — protein sequence MELPFNAYGVDPYGVSKKHLRVFFEVMAFFYRNYFRVRCHGIEHIPARGRAMVVGNHSGGVAVDGAMVITSAFLEMEPPRLAQGMAEKFINAMPVASTWASRCGQFPGLPEHAIRLLEEDRLLMIFPEGARGTAKLYPQRYDLVEFGTGFMRLALKTRTPIIPFGFLGGGAAIPTIANLYGLGRALGMPYVPVTPYVLPVPLPVPLEIHYGEPMHFEGTGNEEDSVILGYVEQVKERIAGIVEKRRHERWRGVEP from the coding sequence ATGGAGTTGCCGTTCAATGCGTATGGGGTGGACCCCTACGGTGTCTCCAAGAAGCACCTGCGCGTCTTCTTCGAGGTGATGGCCTTCTTCTACCGGAACTACTTCCGGGTGCGCTGCCATGGGATCGAACACATCCCCGCGCGGGGAAGAGCCATGGTGGTGGGCAACCACTCGGGAGGCGTGGCGGTGGACGGGGCCATGGTCATCACCTCGGCCTTCCTGGAGATGGAGCCCCCGCGGCTGGCGCAGGGAATGGCGGAGAAGTTCATCAACGCCATGCCGGTGGCCTCCACGTGGGCCAGCCGCTGCGGCCAGTTCCCCGGCCTGCCCGAGCACGCGATACGCCTCCTGGAGGAGGACCGGCTGCTGATGATCTTCCCCGAGGGCGCGCGCGGCACCGCGAAGCTCTACCCGCAGCGCTATGATCTGGTGGAGTTCGGCACGGGCTTCATGCGCCTGGCGCTCAAGACGCGCACCCCCATCATCCCGTTCGGCTTCCTGGGAGGCGGAGCGGCCATTCCGACGATCGCCAACCTCTACGGCCTGGGCCGGGCGCTCGGAATGCCGTACGTGCCCGTCACGCCCTACGTGCTGCCGGTGCCCCTCCCCGTGCCGCTGGAAATCCACTATGGCGAGCCGATGCACTTCGAGGGCACGGGCAACGAGGAGGACTCGGTCATCCTGGGCTATGTGGAGCAGGTGAAGGAGCGCATCGCGGGCATCGTCGAGAAGCGCCGGCACGAGCGCTGGAGGGGCGTTGAGCCATGA
- a CDS encoding SDR family oxidoreductase, with protein sequence MKVLILGIGGAVAQRVALRLRDSGHTVMGIDTRPWEDAPADVEVHEVDLRKRAAEDVFRTRRPEAVVHMATVTSLRVQGEERHRINLGGTRVVFEHCRAYGVKHAIFVGRHTFYGAAPDSALYHTEDEPPKELASFPELGDLVAADLYASTALWRYPELTTSVLRVSYTLGPSAQGTLATFLRGRRVPMVAGYDPLFQFMHEDDVAAAIALTVDKRVRGVFNVAGPQPLPLSVIIRHAQRQPVPLPMMVLRQLIGRFGLPRLPPGALYHLQYPIVVDARAFQQATGFTFRYDEVQTIQSFLEAHPPPRPRREELFDKLEALGVLK encoded by the coding sequence ATGAAGGTCCTCATCCTCGGTATTGGCGGAGCGGTGGCGCAGCGCGTGGCGTTGCGGCTGCGGGACAGCGGACACACGGTGATGGGCATCGACACCCGGCCGTGGGAGGACGCGCCCGCGGATGTCGAAGTGCACGAGGTGGACCTGCGCAAGCGGGCGGCGGAGGACGTGTTCCGCACGCGGCGGCCCGAGGCGGTGGTGCACATGGCCACGGTGACGTCGCTGCGCGTGCAGGGCGAGGAGCGCCACCGCATCAACCTGGGCGGCACGCGCGTGGTGTTCGAGCACTGCCGCGCCTACGGGGTGAAGCACGCCATCTTCGTGGGCCGGCACACCTTCTACGGAGCGGCACCGGACTCGGCGCTGTACCACACCGAGGACGAGCCCCCGAAGGAGCTGGCCTCCTTCCCGGAGCTGGGGGACCTGGTGGCCGCGGACCTGTACGCCTCCACGGCGCTGTGGCGCTACCCGGAGCTGACCACGTCGGTGCTGCGCGTGAGCTACACGCTGGGGCCCTCGGCGCAGGGCACGCTGGCCACCTTCCTGAGGGGCCGGCGGGTGCCCATGGTGGCGGGGTATGATCCGCTCTTCCAGTTCATGCACGAGGACGACGTGGCGGCGGCCATCGCGCTCACGGTGGACAAGCGCGTGCGAGGCGTCTTCAACGTGGCGGGACCGCAGCCGCTGCCGCTGTCCGTCATCATCCGCCACGCCCAGCGCCAGCCGGTGCCGCTGCCCATGATGGTGCTGCGCCAGCTCATCGGCCGCTTCGGGCTGCCACGGCTGCCCCCCGGAGCGCTCTACCACCTGCAGTACCCCATCGTGGTGGACGCGCGCGCCTTCCAGCAGGCCACCGGCTTCACCTTCCGCTACGACGAGGTGCAGACCATCCAGTCCTTCCTGGAGGCCCACCCTCCCCCGCGCCCGCGGCGGGAGGAGCTCTTCGACAAGCTGGAGGCACTCGGGGTGCTGAAGTAG
- a CDS encoding SirB1 family protein, which translates to MSITSTLSPPLARERLLSALAADPPRLDLAAIAIATINQPELDAAACLHTLDALACRVQLEMERHAGHGEVMAGLTALRHVLADIEGFRGNEDDYQAPDNSFLDLVLERKVGLPITLSVVYLEVARRAGIPLYGVPLPGHFLVACSAGDHKLVVDPFHGGEILTEEGCKELLERVAPQLKFTPSMLAPAPVELITYRMLSNLRRVYLEREDYERGLAVVDLLLMLAPNHPGELRTRAALLANLGAYRAALKDVERCMELSPDAPDRERLELTARELRERASLLN; encoded by the coding sequence GTGAGTATCACCTCGACCTTGAGTCCGCCGCTCGCCCGCGAACGCCTCCTGTCCGCGCTCGCGGCCGATCCCCCGCGGTTGGACCTGGCGGCCATCGCCATCGCCACCATCAATCAGCCGGAGCTGGACGCCGCGGCGTGCCTGCACACGCTGGATGCCCTCGCCTGCCGGGTCCAACTGGAGATGGAGCGGCACGCGGGCCATGGTGAGGTGATGGCGGGCCTCACCGCGCTGCGTCACGTGCTGGCGGACATCGAGGGCTTCCGCGGCAACGAGGACGACTATCAGGCCCCGGACAACAGCTTCCTGGACCTGGTGCTGGAGCGGAAGGTGGGCCTGCCCATCACGCTCTCGGTGGTGTACCTGGAGGTGGCACGGCGGGCGGGCATTCCCCTCTATGGGGTGCCCCTCCCCGGGCACTTCCTGGTGGCCTGCAGCGCCGGGGACCACAAGCTGGTGGTGGACCCGTTCCACGGGGGAGAAATCCTCACGGAGGAGGGCTGCAAGGAGCTGCTGGAGCGCGTGGCGCCGCAGCTCAAGTTCACGCCGTCCATGCTGGCGCCCGCGCCGGTGGAGCTCATCACCTACCGGATGCTCTCCAACCTGCGGCGGGTGTACCTGGAGCGCGAGGACTACGAGCGGGGGCTGGCCGTGGTGGACCTGCTGCTGATGCTGGCCCCCAACCATCCGGGCGAGCTGCGGACGCGGGCGGCGCTGCTCGCCAACCTGGGGGCCTACCGGGCGGCCCTCAAGGACGTGGAGCGCTGCATGGAGCTGTCGCCAGACGCGCCGGACCGGGAGCGGCTGGAACTGACGGCCCGGGAGTTGCGCGAGCGCGCCTCTCTGTTGAACTGA
- a CDS encoding flavin-containing monooxygenase: MAYRTELVEQASGGSAARTETPAAHYDVIIVGAGLSGIGAAYHLQANCPTRTYAILEGRDAIGGTWDLFRYPGIRSDSDMHTLGYSFRPWTEAKAIADGPSILRYVRETAREYGIDPHIRFGHHVKKASWSSAEARWTVEALRGPDKEPVRITCNFLLMCSGYYNYAKGHRPEFPGEARFQGTLVHPQFWPEDLDYENKRVVVIGSGATAVTLVPEMARKAAHVTMLQRSPTYVVSRPAEDRIANALRRILPAKLAYGITRWKNVLLGQLFYKLARKMPERVKKLLISQVREHLGHDYDVGTHFTPRYNPWDQRVCLVPDADMFDALKRGRASVVTDQIETFTEKGLALRSGQQLEADIVVTATGLELQLLSDVEFSIDGERRDLSKCLSYKAMMFSDVPNLAYTFGYTNASWTLKADLTSEYVCRLLNHMERYGATTCMPRRDPSVEERPFLDFSAGYVQRALDLMPKQGSKRPWRLYQNYLLDLFTLRFGRVDDGTMEFSRAPKLLTAGAEAPQPEAMRTREAV; this comes from the coding sequence ATGGCTTACCGGACGGAACTTGTCGAACAGGCGTCTGGCGGTTCGGCCGCGCGGACGGAAACACCGGCAGCGCACTACGACGTGATCATCGTCGGGGCGGGACTGTCCGGCATCGGCGCGGCATATCACCTGCAGGCCAACTGCCCGACCAGGACCTACGCGATTCTCGAGGGTCGCGACGCGATCGGCGGAACCTGGGATCTGTTCCGCTATCCGGGAATCCGCTCGGACTCGGACATGCACACGCTGGGCTACTCGTTCCGGCCGTGGACCGAAGCGAAGGCGATCGCCGACGGGCCGTCGATCCTCCGCTACGTGCGTGAGACGGCGCGCGAGTATGGGATCGACCCGCACATCCGCTTCGGCCACCACGTCAAGAAGGCCTCCTGGTCATCCGCGGAGGCGCGCTGGACGGTCGAGGCCCTGCGCGGTCCCGACAAGGAGCCCGTGCGCATCACCTGCAACTTCCTGCTCATGTGCAGCGGGTACTACAACTACGCCAAAGGCCACCGGCCCGAGTTCCCCGGTGAGGCGCGCTTCCAGGGCACCCTCGTCCATCCGCAGTTCTGGCCGGAGGACCTGGACTACGAGAACAAGCGCGTCGTCGTGATCGGCAGCGGCGCGACCGCCGTCACCCTCGTGCCCGAGATGGCCCGGAAGGCCGCGCACGTCACCATGCTGCAACGCTCGCCGACCTATGTCGTCTCCCGGCCGGCCGAGGACCGCATCGCCAATGCGTTGCGCCGCATCCTGCCGGCGAAGCTCGCCTATGGAATCACGCGGTGGAAGAACGTGCTGCTCGGCCAGCTCTTCTACAAGCTGGCGCGGAAGATGCCCGAGCGGGTGAAGAAGCTCCTCATCAGCCAGGTGCGCGAGCATCTCGGCCACGACTACGACGTCGGCACCCACTTCACGCCGCGCTACAACCCGTGGGATCAGCGTGTCTGCCTCGTTCCGGACGCCGACATGTTCGATGCGCTCAAGCGGGGCCGCGCCTCGGTCGTCACCGATCAGATCGAGACGTTCACGGAGAAGGGGCTCGCGCTCCGCTCCGGCCAGCAGCTCGAGGCGGACATCGTCGTGACCGCCACGGGTCTCGAGCTGCAACTCCTGAGCGACGTCGAGTTCAGCATCGACGGCGAGCGGCGCGATCTGTCGAAGTGCCTCAGCTACAAGGCCATGATGTTCAGTGACGTGCCGAACCTCGCCTACACGTTCGGCTACACCAACGCGTCGTGGACGCTGAAGGCGGACCTCACCAGCGAATACGTCTGCCGGCTGCTCAACCACATGGAGCGGTACGGAGCCACGACCTGCATGCCGCGCCGGGATCCCTCGGTGGAGGAGCGGCCGTTCCTCGACTTCTCGGCGGGCTACGTCCAGCGGGCGCTCGACCTGATGCCGAAGCAGGGCTCGAAGAGGCCGTGGCGGCTCTACCAGAACTACCTGCTCGATCTCTTCACGCTGCGCTTCGGCAGGGTCGACGATGGCACGATGGAGTTCTCGCGCGCCCCCAAGCTCCTGACGGCGGGGGCCGAAGCACCCCAGCCCGAGGCGATGAGGACGCGCGAGGCCGTCTGA
- a CDS encoding YiiX/YebB-like N1pC/P60 family cysteine hydrolase encodes MLSTPLLVTWLAFATPTPLPQSTEAEGPGADATSVYSLEDGAFVDQALRDLELLERHAQGLRALQERIAQTRGLYTREQDIPYTPEEKRTLLTTWAAFSDYFAALELLRQRYWDFLEMPKRTQDTKHAWGFLLTHGALTTQLAHGLTYAELTNGRKQLEVILDEPAEEYGLPARTFARFKQKAIHVSTSTQLVTGDAYAEQLRPLLKKTGILNVRRAVWLIQEMRQNSKVARGKLLERGPTLFAKAGADVLKDATSRAVFPVQRSVAEWMGDTRVKRIGQPLIKREQALALLARLQPGDIIVARQNWYLSNIGLPGFWPHAELYVGTPQDWVSAFDGDAEVRAWLETLPGSPKTLAEHLAREYPAKWAAYGTPDSHGDALRIIESISEGVSFTGPEHGMRVDYLGVMRPRLRPVDKARAIARAFHLQGRPYDFNFDFFSDSTLVCTELVYKSYVPSQETKGVRVELVDVAGRRTLPANEFVRLFDSEYDSPEERQLDFVAFLDGREQERDAVEGDVTAFRRTWRRVKWDIAQQ; translated from the coding sequence ATGCTCTCCACCCCGCTGCTCGTCACCTGGCTCGCGTTCGCCACCCCCACTCCCCTCCCCCAGAGCACCGAGGCCGAGGGCCCCGGCGCCGATGCCACGAGTGTCTACTCGCTGGAGGATGGGGCCTTCGTGGACCAGGCCCTTCGGGATCTGGAGCTCCTCGAGCGCCACGCCCAGGGCCTGCGGGCCCTGCAGGAGCGGATCGCCCAGACGCGTGGCCTCTACACGCGCGAGCAGGACATCCCCTACACGCCCGAGGAGAAGCGCACCCTGCTCACCACCTGGGCGGCCTTCTCCGACTACTTCGCCGCGCTCGAGCTCCTCCGCCAGCGCTACTGGGACTTCCTCGAGATGCCCAAGCGCACCCAGGACACGAAGCACGCCTGGGGCTTCCTGCTCACCCACGGAGCGCTCACCACGCAGCTGGCCCACGGGCTGACGTACGCGGAGCTCACCAACGGCCGCAAGCAGCTCGAGGTCATCCTGGACGAGCCCGCCGAGGAGTACGGCCTGCCCGCGCGCACCTTCGCCCGCTTCAAGCAGAAGGCCATCCACGTCTCCACCTCCACCCAGCTCGTGACGGGGGACGCCTACGCCGAGCAGCTCCGGCCCCTGCTGAAGAAGACGGGCATCCTCAACGTGCGCCGCGCGGTGTGGCTCATCCAGGAGATGCGGCAGAACTCCAAGGTGGCCCGGGGCAAGCTGCTCGAGCGTGGACCCACCTTGTTCGCCAAGGCCGGCGCGGACGTGCTCAAGGACGCCACCAGCCGCGCCGTCTTCCCCGTGCAGCGCTCGGTGGCCGAGTGGATGGGCGACACCCGGGTGAAGCGCATCGGCCAGCCGCTCATCAAGCGCGAGCAGGCACTCGCCCTGCTGGCCCGCCTGCAGCCGGGCGACATCATCGTGGCGAGGCAGAACTGGTACCTCTCCAACATCGGCCTGCCGGGCTTCTGGCCGCATGCCGAGCTGTACGTGGGGACGCCCCAGGACTGGGTCTCCGCCTTCGACGGCGACGCCGAGGTGCGGGCCTGGCTGGAGACCCTGCCCGGTTCACCGAAGACGCTCGCCGAGCACCTGGCGCGCGAATACCCCGCCAAGTGGGCCGCCTACGGCACCCCGGACAGCCACGGAGACGCGCTGCGCATCATCGAATCCATTAGCGAGGGCGTGTCCTTCACCGGCCCCGAGCACGGCATGCGCGTGGACTACCTCGGCGTCATGCGCCCGCGCCTGCGGCCCGTGGACAAGGCCCGTGCCATCGCCCGCGCCTTCCACCTCCAGGGCCGGCCCTACGACTTCAACTTCGACTTCTTCTCCGACTCCACCCTCGTGTGCACCGAGCTCGTCTACAAGTCCTACGTCCCCTCCCAGGAGACGAAGGGCGTGCGCGTGGAGCTGGTGGACGTGGCCGGCCGGCGTACCCTGCCCGCCAACGAGTTCGTCCGCCTCTTCGACTCCGAGTACGACAGCCCCGAGGAGCGGCAGCTGGATTTCGTTGCGTTCCTCGACGGACGCGAGCAGGAGCGGGATGCGGTGGAGGGAGACGTGACGGCCTTCCGGCGCACCTGGCGCCGGGTGAAGTGGGACATCGCCCAGCAGTGA
- a CDS encoding TetR/AcrR family transcriptional regulator, translating to MATPPMANRRYRGSSAEERRAQRREQFLEAAIRVYGERGYRSATVKAVCEAAGLTERYFYESFSNSEELLVASFRAVTDFVLGELEKAGAGAPDRPVERARAMLSAYYEALKNHPPSARVFLVEISGVSPAVDQVFEAFLRAFGELLARTLDPHGKSGAAGEPLLRAGVVGGVIHIALSWIASGYSRPIHEVVDAALRLCLVLRGD from the coding sequence ATGGCTACCCCTCCCATGGCTAACCGGCGCTATCGCGGATCCTCGGCCGAGGAGCGTCGAGCCCAACGACGCGAGCAGTTCCTCGAGGCGGCCATCCGGGTCTATGGGGAGCGGGGCTATCGCAGCGCGACGGTGAAGGCCGTCTGCGAGGCGGCCGGGCTGACCGAGCGCTACTTCTACGAGTCGTTCTCCAACAGTGAGGAGTTGCTCGTCGCCTCGTTCCGGGCCGTGACGGACTTCGTCCTGGGTGAGTTGGAGAAGGCGGGGGCCGGGGCTCCGGACCGTCCGGTCGAGCGGGCTCGCGCGATGCTCAGCGCCTATTACGAGGCGCTCAAGAATCATCCCCCGTCGGCGAGGGTGTTCCTCGTCGAGATCTCGGGCGTGAGCCCCGCCGTCGACCAGGTCTTCGAGGCGTTCCTCCGTGCCTTCGGGGAGCTGCTCGCGCGGACGCTCGATCCCCACGGGAAGAGCGGCGCGGCGGGCGAGCCGCTGCTGCGCGCGGGCGTGGTCGGTGGCGTCATCCACATCGCCCTGAGTTGGATCGCGAGCGGTTACTCGCGACCGATTCACGAGGTCGTCGACGCCGCCCTGCGCCTCTGCCTCGTCCTCCGCGGAGATTGA
- a CDS encoding DUF2795 domain-containing protein — protein MAFGFAENPALSITPHLDSVDYPATREQIVAAAEDNGAYMDIINVLKSLPQEEYQSREDVMRDLAEAARRFALGGRRYDDDGVDRDRRNIGRDLVENAPDGNQRHP, from the coding sequence ATGGCATTCGGATTTGCGGAGAACCCAGCGCTCTCCATCACGCCGCACCTGGACTCCGTGGACTACCCCGCGACCCGCGAGCAGATCGTCGCCGCCGCGGAGGACAACGGCGCCTACATGGACATCATCAACGTCCTCAAGTCGCTGCCGCAGGAGGAGTACCAGTCCCGGGAAGACGTGATGAGGGACCTGGCGGAGGCCGCGCGCCGGTTCGCGCTGGGTGGCCGCCGGTACGACGATGACGGGGTGGATCGGGATCGGCGCAACATCGGCCGGGACCTGGTGGAGAACGCCCCGGACGGGAACCAGCGGCATCCGTAG
- the eutB gene encoding ethanolamine ammonia-lyase subunit EutB, with protein sequence MAESLTQPREEQHPEQLPVSLPSGAGHEAARSHESAPVRVSIPDILPDEDVFAYVRRVRGGFEPRLYQQVVGAANELKEGDVAIGVAAADEVSRRNARELLARTRLGDLDAHPLIQERLYSYMQGALEPSAQARTASWTLGGLKAFLLSAGEEDIHDIIDGLSSDAIGCVVKLMSNEELAAVGRKVFNPLPGGKVGAKGYLGARIQPNSPTDHPDDIRWQVFNGWSFAVGDVVLGTNPVSSAPESVAAVESALHEILVTFGLQDVMPHCVLAHVDVQAVVEAMQPGTTGVWFQSLGSTEAANRTFDVTLEKMEAHAAARTGRWGMYFETGQGADATNGHAAGVDMVVHESRKYGFSRALKQRVGAAQARAGVAEPAPWVIVNDVAGFIGPEVFRTREQLVRCCLEDIVMGKLHGLTIGLDVCSTLHMDVSLDDLGWCLEQLMPANPGYLMALPTRNDPMLSYLTTAFQDHVRLRQKFGYKVDDRMWAFFQRLGVIDAEGQPTEHFGDPAWVYLQYRRHKGDTRPDADVLAEAARQMAEVHARGVPLAVGHGAQPWDMEPTLEREIRQLYDDAKAGLWSDLSPDFVATLPDAVRLRTRVSTRRDYILRPPAGEQLEPSSERVLEALRARHAGRYDVQLVISDGLDARSLMDEGHLRPFLTTLRARLEAAGHRVAPEHLVLTLGRVRAGYRAGELLFGDPTLEGPRALIHVIGERPGSGHHSFSAYVTAPQARVWASPGAVDHNITRVVAGISDTSLRPEAAAVEVARILGELTSAS encoded by the coding sequence ATGGCGGAAAGCCTGACGCAGCCCCGCGAGGAGCAGCACCCCGAGCAGCTCCCCGTCTCCCTTCCCTCCGGCGCGGGCCATGAGGCCGCTCGTTCCCACGAGAGCGCCCCGGTCCGCGTCTCCATCCCCGACATCCTCCCGGACGAGGACGTGTTCGCCTACGTGCGGCGCGTCCGCGGCGGCTTCGAGCCCCGGCTGTACCAGCAGGTGGTGGGGGCGGCCAACGAGCTCAAGGAAGGCGACGTGGCCATCGGCGTGGCCGCGGCCGACGAGGTGTCCCGCCGCAATGCCCGCGAGCTGCTCGCGCGCACGCGACTGGGAGACCTGGACGCCCACCCGCTCATCCAGGAGCGGCTCTATTCGTACATGCAGGGGGCGCTCGAGCCGTCGGCGCAGGCGCGCACCGCGAGCTGGACGCTGGGCGGGCTCAAGGCCTTCCTGCTGTCGGCGGGCGAGGAGGACATCCACGACATCATCGACGGGCTGAGCAGCGACGCCATCGGTTGTGTCGTGAAGCTCATGTCCAACGAGGAGCTCGCCGCGGTGGGGCGCAAGGTCTTCAATCCGCTGCCCGGCGGCAAGGTGGGCGCGAAGGGCTACCTGGGCGCGCGCATCCAGCCCAACTCGCCCACGGACCACCCGGACGACATCCGCTGGCAGGTCTTCAACGGGTGGAGCTTCGCCGTGGGGGACGTGGTGCTCGGCACCAACCCCGTGTCCTCGGCGCCCGAGTCCGTGGCCGCCGTGGAGTCCGCCCTGCACGAGATTCTGGTGACGTTCGGGCTCCAGGACGTGATGCCGCACTGCGTGCTGGCGCACGTGGACGTGCAGGCGGTGGTGGAGGCCATGCAGCCGGGCACCACGGGTGTCTGGTTCCAGAGCCTGGGCAGCACCGAGGCCGCCAACCGCACCTTCGACGTCACCCTGGAGAAGATGGAGGCCCACGCCGCCGCGCGCACCGGGCGCTGGGGCATGTACTTCGAGACGGGCCAGGGCGCCGACGCCACCAACGGCCATGCCGCTGGCGTGGACATGGTGGTGCACGAGTCGCGCAAGTACGGCTTCTCGCGCGCCCTCAAGCAGCGCGTCGGCGCCGCGCAGGCCCGCGCTGGCGTCGCCGAGCCCGCCCCCTGGGTCATCGTCAACGACGTGGCCGGCTTCATCGGCCCCGAGGTGTTCCGCACCCGCGAGCAGCTGGTGCGCTGCTGCCTCGAGGACATCGTCATGGGCAAGCTGCACGGCCTGACGATCGGCCTGGACGTCTGCTCCACCCTGCACATGGACGTCTCGCTGGACGACCTGGGCTGGTGCCTGGAGCAGCTCATGCCGGCCAACCCCGGCTACCTCATGGCGCTGCCCACCCGGAATGATCCGATGCTCAGCTACCTGACCACGGCCTTCCAGGACCACGTCCGGCTGCGCCAGAAGTTCGGCTACAAGGTGGATGACCGGATGTGGGCCTTCTTCCAGCGGCTGGGTGTCATCGACGCGGAAGGCCAGCCCACCGAGCACTTCGGCGACCCGGCCTGGGTGTACCTCCAGTACCGCCGCCACAAGGGAGACACGCGCCCGGACGCCGACGTGCTCGCCGAGGCCGCGCGGCAGATGGCCGAGGTCCACGCCCGCGGCGTGCCCCTCGCGGTGGGGCATGGCGCGCAGCCCTGGGACATGGAGCCCACGCTCGAGCGGGAGATCCGCCAGCTCTACGACGACGCCAAGGCCGGCCTCTGGTCCGACCTCTCCCCGGACTTCGTCGCGACCCTCCCCGACGCCGTGCGCCTGCGCACCCGGGTCTCCACCCGCCGCGACTACATCCTCCGCCCACCCGCGGGCGAGCAGCTGGAGCCCTCCTCCGAGCGCGTGCTGGAGGCGCTGCGCGCGCGCCACGCCGGCCGATATGACGTGCAGCTCGTCATCTCGGATGGCCTGGACGCGCGCTCGCTCATGGACGAGGGCCACCTGCGGCCCTTCCTCACCACGCTGCGCGCCCGGCTGGAGGCCGCCGGACACCGCGTGGCTCCCGAGCACCTCGTGCTGACGCTCGGGCGCGTGCGGGCCGGCTACCGCGCGGGAGAGCTGCTCTTCGGAGACCCGACGCTGGAGGGGCCCCGGGCCCTCATCCACGTCATCGGCGAGCGCCCGGGCTCCGGGCACCACAGCTTCTCCGCCTACGTCACCGCGCCCCAGGCCCGTGTCTGGGCCAGTCCGGGCGCGGTGGACCACAACATCACCCGGGTGGTGGCCGGCATCTCCGACACCAGCCTGCGCCCCGAGGCCGCCGCGGTGGAGGTGGCGCGCATCCTCGGCGAGCTCACCTCCGCTTCCTGA